A window of Prolixibacter sp. SD074 contains these coding sequences:
- a CDS encoding efflux RND transporter permease subunit — protein sequence MREKLGIVESAMRHRQVVFLITVMLLVLGVYALFVMPRQEFPSFTIRQGLVIGVYPGASSAEVEEQLTSKVERYLYSFQEIKKKDTYSVSKDGLMIVYVELNDDVKDKDKFWAKLNDGLSNFKAQLPAGVLALYTNSDFGDTSALLVTIESNHKSYHELQNYMDELENRLRRIQSVSKLRNYGLQNEQISIYLNREKLVNYGITPTTLLANLFTQGFTTISGTVDNPDYNAPIHVAPTYNNEKEIGEQILYADPAGNIIRLKDVARIVREYPKPDSYITNNGHKCLLISMEMQSGNNIVQYGKDVEEVLNQFQSELPDGVNIERVANQPKVVSDSISTFLLEMLYAIVAVILVTMFLLPFRVAAVASTSIPITIFISLGIMYLTGIELNTVSLAALIVVLGMIVDNSIVIVDSYMDKLDHGMSHWHASISSAKGFFKAIFSATLAISITFFPFLVTTKGMVKDFVHFFPWTVTLTLGISLLVAMFLIPFIQYVFIKNGFEKSKRKRKEGQRSFLDVVQQTYEKWLGRAFRHPKVTIVTGIVAVLVGGILFAVLPRQLMPIAERDQFPVEIYLPQGSSLEQTAQVADSLEQILNKDARVKSITSFIGTSSPRFHTTYAPQMPAKNYAQFIVNTHSNRGTEEMLNEYSQKYADYFPNAHVRFKQLSYQEAANPIEVRVSGNNLGDLKSIADSLITKMRTVPGITWVHTNYKGMLPGTEVNINDTEANRLGITKTLVSTNLAIDFDGLPLTTLWEGDYKIPVKLKSERANKAASYGDIGDEYIHSIIPGVSVPLRQIANVKPDWTQGQIVRRNGVRTITIQGDVVMGTNTNKVFRAVKSIAENQQLPVGNRISYGGAHETDSEILPQVLGALFISIFIIFMILVFHFKKPSLALLVLSSATLSIVGAALGMLIMEKDFGVTSILGVISLIGILVRNGIIMLDYAEELRHQYKKTVLEAAFEAGKRRMRPIFLTSAAASMGVIPMIISNSSLWAPMGTIICFGTLTSMVLLVLILPVAYWLIFRGTDKIREKVTIDELSNRGKMKPVILTLLALLVISPVVQAQDREYSLEQCKTLALQNNAQVKNKMLDVQSAEQEKKAAFTKYFPQVEATTMAFKYNKSVFDMSIPGGDLPVYDGNPANLGLATQYAYFPGMNIPLLEKGAVGLLTATEPVFAGGRVATGNKLANLGIEVNQLQLTSTEKEVALNTEKQYWQIEALNEKRKTLERYMQMVDTLHKEVTDSYQAGLITRNDLLKVELKQNELKMNHLKLANGIEMAKMALCQYIGIDYQAGIHFADTIPQAMAPEAYYINHAEALAKRPEYQLLQKSSEAEKYKTKLRRGEYMPQVGVGVGGQYLDIDSNSSTTGMVFGTIKIPISGWWEASHKLKERRLKEEQNVNTVNDNTQKLLLQMQLVRNQLDEAYQQVQLAKTSVQQAEENLKENNDNYKAGMIRVSDMMEAQAQVQQSHDRYVDALTQYLVTKVHYLEVTGR from the coding sequence ATGAGGGAAAAGTTGGGTATTGTTGAGTCTGCCATGCGGCACAGGCAGGTTGTATTTCTGATTACAGTGATGTTGTTGGTGTTGGGAGTCTATGCATTGTTTGTTATGCCTCGCCAGGAGTTCCCATCGTTTACCATCCGGCAGGGATTGGTGATCGGTGTATATCCGGGAGCCAGTTCGGCGGAAGTTGAAGAGCAACTGACTTCGAAAGTTGAGAGGTATTTGTATAGTTTCCAGGAAATTAAAAAGAAGGATACCTATTCCGTGTCCAAGGATGGCTTGATGATTGTTTACGTCGAGCTGAACGATGATGTTAAGGATAAAGATAAATTCTGGGCAAAGCTGAATGACGGGTTAAGTAATTTCAAAGCCCAGTTACCGGCAGGTGTGCTGGCTTTGTACACGAATAGTGACTTTGGCGATACTTCTGCCTTGTTGGTGACGATTGAATCGAACCATAAGTCCTATCATGAGTTGCAAAATTATATGGACGAGTTGGAAAACCGATTGCGCAGGATTCAATCCGTATCCAAATTGCGGAACTACGGGTTGCAGAATGAGCAAATCAGTATTTACCTGAACAGGGAAAAACTGGTCAATTATGGAATAACTCCAACAACATTGTTGGCGAACTTATTCACGCAAGGTTTTACCACGATCAGTGGGACGGTGGATAATCCTGATTATAATGCCCCTATTCATGTTGCGCCAACCTATAACAACGAAAAGGAGATTGGAGAGCAGATCCTTTACGCTGATCCGGCCGGAAATATCATTCGCCTGAAAGATGTAGCCCGCATTGTAAGAGAGTATCCCAAGCCTGACAGCTACATCACTAATAACGGGCATAAATGTTTACTGATCTCGATGGAGATGCAATCTGGAAATAATATTGTTCAGTACGGAAAGGATGTGGAAGAGGTCCTGAATCAGTTCCAGTCTGAACTGCCCGATGGCGTCAACATTGAGCGTGTGGCCAATCAACCAAAGGTGGTTAGCGATTCCATTTCCACCTTCCTGCTCGAAATGCTTTATGCCATCGTCGCGGTCATCTTGGTTACGATGTTCCTGTTGCCATTTAGGGTAGCGGCCGTTGCATCGACTTCCATTCCGATTACCATTTTTATTTCACTTGGAATTATGTACCTGACCGGAATTGAGCTGAACACGGTGAGTTTGGCAGCTCTGATCGTCGTACTGGGGATGATAGTCGATAACTCCATTGTCATTGTGGATAGCTATATGGATAAGCTAGATCATGGTATGTCGCATTGGCATGCATCTATCAGTAGTGCAAAAGGTTTTTTTAAAGCGATCTTTTCGGCAACACTCGCTATCAGTATCACCTTCTTTCCATTTCTGGTCACGACTAAAGGAATGGTCAAGGACTTTGTCCATTTTTTCCCATGGACGGTTACCCTCACATTGGGTATTTCCCTGCTCGTTGCCATGTTTTTGATCCCGTTTATCCAGTATGTTTTTATTAAAAACGGATTCGAAAAATCGAAGCGGAAGAGGAAAGAAGGCCAGCGCAGTTTCCTTGATGTTGTGCAGCAAACCTACGAAAAATGGTTGGGCAGGGCTTTTAGACATCCCAAAGTGACTATTGTAACAGGAATCGTTGCGGTTTTGGTGGGAGGCATTTTGTTCGCTGTTTTGCCACGACAACTGATGCCTATCGCCGAACGTGACCAGTTCCCGGTTGAGATTTATCTGCCACAGGGGAGTTCCCTGGAGCAGACTGCGCAGGTGGCTGATAGTTTAGAGCAGATTTTGAATAAGGATGCCCGGGTGAAATCGATTACGTCATTTATTGGAACAAGCTCACCTCGTTTTCATACTACTTATGCTCCCCAGATGCCGGCTAAGAATTATGCGCAGTTCATTGTCAATACGCATTCAAATCGCGGGACAGAGGAAATGTTGAATGAATATTCGCAAAAGTATGCCGATTATTTTCCCAATGCCCATGTTCGTTTCAAACAGTTGAGTTATCAGGAGGCTGCAAATCCTATTGAAGTGAGAGTTTCCGGGAATAATCTGGGTGATCTGAAATCGATAGCTGATTCGCTTATCACTAAAATGAGAACGGTCCCAGGAATAACCTGGGTACATACCAATTATAAAGGAATGCTGCCCGGAACGGAGGTAAATATCAATGATACGGAGGCCAACCGTTTAGGGATTACAAAAACACTTGTTTCGACGAACCTGGCGATTGATTTTGACGGGTTGCCATTAACCACCCTGTGGGAAGGCGATTATAAGATTCCGGTTAAACTGAAAAGCGAACGCGCGAATAAAGCTGCTTCTTATGGAGATATTGGAGATGAGTATATCCATTCAATTATCCCGGGCGTTTCGGTTCCTTTACGGCAGATCGCCAATGTCAAACCGGATTGGACACAGGGACAAATAGTTCGTAGAAACGGCGTTCGGACTATCACCATTCAAGGAGATGTTGTTATGGGGACCAATACCAATAAAGTTTTCCGGGCAGTAAAAAGTATAGCCGAAAATCAGCAGCTACCAGTAGGAAACCGTATCAGTTATGGAGGGGCACATGAAACGGACTCCGAGATACTTCCTCAAGTGCTTGGAGCTTTGTTCATTAGTATTTTTATCATTTTTATGATTCTGGTTTTCCATTTCAAGAAGCCCAGCCTGGCCCTGCTCGTTTTGAGTTCGGCTACATTAAGTATTGTTGGTGCTGCACTTGGAATGTTAATCATGGAGAAAGATTTTGGTGTTACCTCTATTTTGGGAGTTATTAGTCTGATTGGAATTCTGGTACGAAATGGGATCATTATGCTTGATTATGCAGAAGAATTGAGGCATCAGTACAAGAAAACGGTTCTGGAGGCAGCTTTTGAAGCTGGCAAGCGGAGAATGCGCCCCATCTTCCTCACTTCCGCTGCAGCATCGATGGGCGTTATCCCCATGATTATCAGCAATAGTTCGTTATGGGCGCCCATGGGAACCATTATCTGTTTCGGTACGCTAACCTCCATGGTTTTACTGGTATTGATTCTTCCGGTAGCCTACTGGCTGATCTTCCGGGGCACCGATAAAATAAGGGAAAAGGTAACCATTGATGAACTTTCAAACAGAGGAAAAATGAAACCAGTGATATTAACCCTATTGGCTTTGCTGGTGATAAGCCCGGTGGTCCAGGCGCAGGACCGCGAGTACTCCCTGGAGCAATGCAAAACGCTGGCATTGCAGAATAATGCCCAGGTAAAAAATAAAATGCTGGATGTTCAATCGGCCGAACAGGAGAAAAAGGCAGCCTTTACTAAATATTTTCCACAGGTTGAAGCGACAACTATGGCCTTCAAATACAATAAATCAGTTTTTGATATGAGTATCCCGGGTGGGGACCTTCCGGTTTACGATGGGAATCCTGCGAACTTAGGTCTGGCAACACAGTATGCCTACTTTCCGGGGATGAATATTCCCTTGTTGGAGAAAGGTGCAGTAGGATTGCTCACCGCAACCGAACCGGTTTTTGCCGGTGGGAGGGTCGCAACAGGCAACAAATTGGCCAATCTGGGTATCGAGGTTAACCAGCTTCAGCTGACTTCTACCGAAAAAGAAGTCGCTCTCAATACTGAAAAACAATATTGGCAGATTGAGGCGTTGAATGAAAAGAGGAAAACGCTGGAACGCTACATGCAGATGGTGGATACGTTACACAAAGAGGTGACTGACTCCTACCAGGCTGGTTTAATTACCCGAAACGACTTGTTAAAGGTGGAATTGAAACAGAATGAATTAAAAATGAACCACCTGAAGTTAGCAAATGGGATTGAGATGGCCAAGATGGCTCTCTGCCAGTACATCGGTATTGATTATCAGGCAGGAATTCATTTTGCTGATACCATCCCTCAGGCGATGGCCCCGGAAGCGTATTATATCAATCATGCGGAAGCTTTGGCGAAAAGACCAGAATATCAGTTGCTGCAAAAAAGTTCGGAAGCAGAGAAGTACAAAACAAAGTTGCGGCGTGGTGAATATATGCCCCAGGTGGGAGTAGGAGTTGGTGGTCAGTACCTGGATATCGACAGCAATAGCTCCACTACCGGTATGGTTTTCGGGACCATCAAAATTCCAATTTCCGGATGGTGGGAAGCTTCGCACAAGTTAAAAGAGCGCAGGCTGAAGGAGGAGCAGAATGTGAACACAGTGAATGATAACACGCAGAAGTTGCTGCTGCAAATGCAACTGGTCCGCAACCAGCTTGACGAAGCTTATCAGCAGGTGCAGTTGGCAAAGACATCTGTTCAGCAGGCGGAGGAGAATTTGAAAGAGAACAATGATAATTACAAAGCCGGAATGATACGGGTTTCAGATATGATGGAGGCTCAGGCGCAGGTTCAGCAATCGCACGATCGGTACGTAGATGCCCTCACGCAATATCTGGTTACGAAAGTTCATTACCTGGAAGTAACAGGAAGATAG
- the treF gene encoding alpha,alpha-trehalase TreF — protein MKKYFAFRQAIHRPFFWLFLTLLVTFSTSCQKQITQPVDVGTPEALYGPLFYSVQKSDIFPDSKTFVDCVPKESPVKIRKAYEGVVNKDNTKVLRQFVEKHFIIPSYHPMSNPDTLPIREHIRHLWSVLSRQPDVAHSGTLIPLPNLYVVPGGRFREVYYWDSYFTMLGLAADGKIGVINSMIDNFAYIIDTLGFIPNGNRTYYLTRSQPPFFALMVSLLARQKKDDSVYVHYLPQIVEEYSFWMHGADKVNVGKAACGHVVRMEDGTLLNRYYDKGEFPRSEAYSEDVHTVRQALALNPSLDSLKMYRDLRSAAESGWDFSSRWLKESPDGSFPLYTMHTTDIVPVDLNALMFNMEKTIGHAYKVKGDSVSSARFEQKAQKRLDALNRYCWDGEKGFYFDYDYTKGKQTGIISLAAVYPLFFHMASAGQAAGVRKLVGDELLKAGGVATTPYSTGQQWDAPNGWAPLQWITIQGLRNYGCDALADEIKQRWMKVNEEVYQKYYRMEEKYNVVNPEVPGGGGEYPNQDGFGWTNGVYEQLAAEK, from the coding sequence ATGAAAAAATATTTTGCTTTCAGGCAGGCAATTCACCGTCCGTTTTTCTGGCTGTTCTTAACCTTATTGGTTACGTTCTCAACCAGTTGTCAGAAACAAATTACCCAACCCGTTGATGTTGGTACTCCTGAGGCTCTTTACGGCCCGTTGTTTTACAGTGTACAAAAATCCGATATTTTTCCCGATAGCAAGACGTTCGTCGATTGCGTTCCGAAGGAATCTCCGGTCAAAATTCGCAAAGCATACGAAGGTGTTGTAAATAAGGATAATACGAAGGTATTGAGGCAATTTGTTGAGAAGCATTTTATTATCCCTTCCTATCATCCGATGAGTAATCCTGATACGTTACCTATTCGGGAACATATCCGACATTTATGGTCGGTATTGTCGCGGCAACCTGATGTTGCTCATTCAGGAACGCTTATCCCGTTGCCAAACTTGTATGTAGTACCCGGAGGACGTTTCCGCGAAGTTTACTACTGGGATAGCTATTTTACCATGTTGGGCTTGGCTGCTGATGGAAAGATAGGTGTCATCAATTCGATGATTGATAACTTTGCTTACATTATCGATACCCTAGGATTTATTCCCAACGGAAACCGGACCTATTACCTGACTCGTTCGCAACCACCTTTCTTTGCGTTAATGGTGAGTTTACTTGCCCGCCAGAAAAAAGATGATTCCGTTTATGTACACTATTTACCCCAAATAGTTGAGGAATACAGCTTTTGGATGCATGGTGCCGATAAAGTCAATGTTGGTAAAGCAGCTTGCGGGCATGTGGTCCGGATGGAGGATGGCACCCTGTTGAATCGTTATTATGACAAAGGGGAATTTCCGCGTTCGGAAGCTTACAGCGAAGATGTTCATACGGTAAGACAGGCGCTGGCCCTTAATCCGTCGCTGGATAGTTTGAAGATGTACCGTGATCTCCGTTCGGCTGCCGAATCGGGATGGGATTTTTCGAGCCGTTGGCTGAAGGAATCTCCTGACGGAAGTTTCCCCTTGTATACCATGCACACGACCGATATTGTTCCGGTAGACCTAAACGCGTTGATGTTCAATATGGAAAAAACCATTGGCCATGCATATAAGGTAAAGGGTGATTCGGTTTCTTCAGCCCGGTTTGAGCAAAAAGCGCAAAAAAGGCTGGATGCATTGAACCGCTATTGCTGGGATGGCGAAAAAGGATTTTATTTCGACTACGATTATACCAAGGGAAAACAAACTGGTATTATTTCGTTAGCAGCCGTTTATCCGCTCTTCTTCCATATGGCTTCCGCCGGGCAGGCTGCTGGCGTGAGGAAATTGGTCGGGGACGAACTCCTAAAGGCGGGAGGAGTGGCCACAACTCCTTATTCTACCGGACAGCAGTGGGACGCGCCCAATGGTTGGGCGCCACTGCAATGGATAACGATTCAGGGACTTCGCAATTATGGTTGTGATGCGCTCGCGGACGAAATTAAACAGCGCTGGATGAAGGTGAACGAAGAGGTTTATCAAAAGTATTACCGGATGGAAGAGAAGTACAATGTGGTGAATCCTGAGGTTCCCGGTGGCGGCGGAGAATATCCCAATCAGGATGGGTTTGGCTGGACGAATGGTGTCTACGAGCAATTGGCCGCTGAAAAATAA
- a CDS encoding MFS transporter, producing MHTPGNNYLSRPLNGLKNTFRSLQYRNYRLFFGGQSISLTGTWIQRIAMPWLVYHLTGSVVLLGVVGFAGQIPTFLLASYAGVITDRRNRYHILIATQILAMLQALTLALFYFLGIIEVWHILVLSVMLGIINAFDAPARQSFVIEMVERKQDLGNAIALNSSMVNGARLIGPSVAGVLIATTGEGICFLINGLSYLVVIASLLGMKVTPRVIAKKSTRVIQELKEGFHYTFGFAPIKSIILLLALVSLMGMPYNVLMPVFAKEVLHGDSHTFGFLMAATGLGAITGAMYLASRKSVDGLERLIPAAASVFGLGLIAFSQSRLFWLSMILMVLTGLGMMLTMASSNTIIQTVVDDSKRGRVMSFYTMALMGTAPFGSLFAGAVAKAVGAPLTLAIGGTAVTTGAILFARRLPKIQEGIFPVYRKMGIRSGNPGKQ from the coding sequence ATGCATACACCTGGAAACAATTATCTCTCGAGACCTCTCAACGGACTAAAAAACACCTTTCGTTCGTTGCAATACCGGAATTACCGGCTCTTTTTTGGCGGACAAAGCATTTCGCTCACCGGCACCTGGATTCAGCGGATTGCCATGCCCTGGCTGGTTTATCACCTGACAGGCTCGGTCGTGTTGCTGGGAGTTGTCGGTTTTGCCGGCCAGATTCCCACTTTTCTGTTGGCGTCCTACGCCGGCGTCATCACCGACCGCCGGAACCGGTACCATATTCTCATTGCTACCCAGATACTGGCTATGTTGCAGGCACTTACCCTGGCACTGTTCTACTTTCTTGGCATCATCGAGGTATGGCATATCCTGGTGTTGAGCGTTATGCTTGGCATCATCAACGCCTTTGATGCGCCGGCCCGGCAATCGTTCGTCATCGAAATGGTGGAGAGAAAACAGGATTTAGGCAACGCCATCGCACTAAACTCCTCCATGGTGAACGGTGCCCGCCTGATAGGTCCTTCCGTTGCCGGAGTACTGATTGCCACTACCGGCGAAGGTATCTGTTTCCTTATCAACGGACTGAGCTACCTCGTAGTCATCGCTTCGCTGCTGGGTATGAAAGTAACTCCGCGTGTTATCGCGAAGAAATCGACCCGCGTTATTCAGGAATTGAAGGAAGGTTTTCATTATACCTTCGGCTTTGCTCCCATCAAATCCATTATTCTGCTACTGGCGCTCGTCAGCCTGATGGGGATGCCCTACAATGTACTGATGCCCGTTTTCGCCAAAGAAGTGCTTCACGGCGATTCGCATACCTTTGGATTTCTGATGGCAGCGACCGGACTGGGAGCTATTACCGGGGCCATGTACCTGGCTTCGCGAAAAAGTGTGGACGGACTGGAACGTCTCATACCTGCAGCTGCTTCCGTATTTGGACTGGGCCTGATTGCCTTTTCGCAGTCGCGCCTATTCTGGTTATCGATGATACTCATGGTCCTGACTGGCCTCGGAATGATGCTCACGATGGCTTCCAGCAACACCATCATTCAAACCGTGGTAGACGATAGCAAACGTGGCCGGGTAATGAGCTTCTACACGATGGCGCTTATGGGAACCGCTCCATTCGGCAGCCTGTTTGCCGGAGCCGTAGCCAAAGCGGTGGGAGCGCCACTGACGTTAGCGATTGGCGGCACTGCGGTAACTACCGGGGCCATCCTGTTTGCCCGCCGGCTTCCCAAAATACAGGAAGGCATCTTCCCGGTATACCGCAAAATGGGAATTCGCTCCGGAAACCCGGGAAAACAATAG